A region of the candidate division KSB1 bacterium genome:
TCCGCCGAAGTTGAATTCGATCCCGCAGTCGCGAAAGTCGATCAATTGGTGGAGGCGGTCAGCAAGGCGGGCTTTAAAGCGAAGGCAGCTAGTTTAAATTAAGGAGTTCCAAAATGTCCGAATGTTGTAATAGCTCCGAATGCGCGACGCAAAAATCAGGGGTTTGCCCGGTGTGCGGTGAAAAGGGCAAGGGGGTCGATAGAATCACGCCGGAAAACCTGCTGGCCGCAAAGCAGGCCGTCCGGCTAAAGGAGATCGATTATTATTTTTGTCCGACGCACTCCTGTGAGGTGGTTTACTTTTCACAAGAGGGAGCTCAGTATTTTACCAAAAAAGATGTCAAAACCCGCGTTGGACTGAAAGAAACTGACGACCCGATTCCGGTCTGTTACTGTTTCGATTTTACCCGCGATAAGATTTTCGATGAAATTCGGCAGACCGGGACCAGTAACGCTTCGACTTACATCACCGAGAAAGTGCAGGCCGGCGAATGCGCCTGCGAAATCAAAAATCCGTCCGGTCGCTGTTGTCTCGGGGATGTCAATGCGACTGTCAAAGAAGGTTTGAGGCTTTATGGACAAATCACAAGCATCAAAGTTTAAGCAAACGGAGATTAAGATGAATATATTAAGACGCATTTTGGCTCTGTTCTGGACCTTCACTGTTACAATGGCTGCATCATCCCAAACCATCCCGGTGGGCAAAGGCCCGGACGCCCTCTTCCTCACTCCTAACGAACGCTATCTCTACGTCGCCAACGTCGAGGACACGTTCATTACCGTCGTCGATACACGTACGGACAAAGTGGTGCAAACTATCGACGGCACCGATTATCCCTGGGGCTTTGCCCGACTCGGTAGTTCAAATCTAGTGGCTGTCAGCGGCTGGAATAAAGGCGTCGATGTCATCGATTTTACGAAGCACGAAATCGTCAGATCAAAACGCTACGAGCACAACCTCGGCGGCATCGTGGCGACGGATGATGGCAAAACTTTGTTTGTTATCGCGACCGAAGCCAACAAAATCCTGAAACTCGACGCCGGTTCACTTGAAATTCTCGATGAATACCCAACCGGCAACGGCCCGGATGGCGTCGGGTTGTCGAAAAGCGGCAGCAAACTGTACGGCACCAACACCAAAGACGGCACCATTTCCATCATCGATGTGAAAACCAAGCAGGCCACGCTGCTTGAAGTCGGCCACAAACCGGAATTGATTCATGCCAACCACGACCGCTCCCGGCTATTTATCAGCAATTTCTTCGCCAACAAAATCCACATCGTCGATTCGAACGCCGGAAAAATCATCCACGAAATCACCGGTCTCGACGGTCCGGAAGATGCGGTGTTGTCGAAATCCGAGAAGATTCTTTACGTGGTCAATTTCAACAGCTCGCAAGTTTTCAGCTATGACGCGAAGACTTACGAAAAACTTCCACAGGAGTTCGTCGTTGGCACCAAACCGATTGGGATCGTGTCTGCGGTAAATGACAGCAGGCTTTACGTGAGCAATTACGGCGACAACTCGGTGGCGGTGATTTTGTTGCATTCGCAATCAAAGCTGTCCGACCGTGATACCGAACGGGAAATTTTGGTGAAATTTAAGGCCAGTGTAAAGGAAAGCCAGATCGCGAAATTGGCGTCGGAGCTCGGTTTGCAGCAAATCAAAACCATCGCAGCGCTGCGGTTACGCGTTTTCCACATCACTTCCGAAAAAAGTGTAAAAGAGGTGATCACCGCCTGCGAAAAACAGCCGTTCGTAGAATACGCGGAGGCAAATCAGAAGGTAGGGAAAAAAAGTGAAAAGAATTGAGACTTATTTAAGTGACCTTTTAGAGCCGCGGTAAAAATTCTAATTGATGGAAAAGCTTAACGGCATCCAGGAGCGCCAGACCCGGAAGTTGTTGTGGGCATCGAATTTCATATGCCGCCATTTAAATAGAGAGTCGGTTTTTTTTATTCGGAAAACATTAAAAACAATCAGGAGGTTCAAAATGTCAAAAATCAAAAGATTCTTCACGGCAATGGTTTTGATCGCAGCAGTTACAGCCCTCAGCGCCGGAGAACAAAAAACGGTCACGGTGCGAGTCGACGGACTCGCCTGTCCCTTCTGTGCCTATGGATTGGAGAAGAAGTTA
Encoded here:
- a CDS encoding (2Fe-2S)-binding protein, encoding MSECCNSSECATQKSGVCPVCGEKGKGVDRITPENLLAAKQAVRLKEIDYYFCPTHSCEVVYFSQEGAQYFTKKDVKTRVGLKETDDPIPVCYCFDFTRDKIFDEIRQTGTSNASTYITEKVQAGECACEIKNPSGRCCLGDVNATVKEGLRLYGQITSIKV
- a CDS encoding YncE family protein, which encodes MNILRRILALFWTFTVTMAASSQTIPVGKGPDALFLTPNERYLYVANVEDTFITVVDTRTDKVVQTIDGTDYPWGFARLGSSNLVAVSGWNKGVDVIDFTKHEIVRSKRYEHNLGGIVATDDGKTLFVIATEANKILKLDAGSLEILDEYPTGNGPDGVGLSKSGSKLYGTNTKDGTISIIDVKTKQATLLEVGHKPELIHANHDRSRLFISNFFANKIHIVDSNAGKIIHEITGLDGPEDAVLSKSEKILYVVNFNSSQVFSYDAKTYEKLPQEFVVGTKPIGIVSAVNDSRLYVSNYGDNSVAVILLHSQSKLSDRDTEREILVKFKASVKESQIAKLASELGLQQIKTIAALRLRVFHITSEKSVKEVITACEKQPFVEYAEANQKVGKKSEKN